One genomic segment of Candidatus Wallbacteria bacterium includes these proteins:
- a CDS encoding peptide-binding protein, with protein sequence MKYFGLKLLLICLLLPVFQNHAEDAVKLLKPTSEVSLSPSYGDTLVQQCRVNPETFNPLFVNSAADSEILGLIFESLTQVNADLTLSPCLADSWEVSRDNKRITYYLKKNVKWHDGVNFTAEDVRFTFEKIMDPVVGSNLQCFFVDASTVEIINTYEVSILMKKPTPDLPVITSTGIIPKHIFERENLATSEYSKHPIGTGPFKFFEYKQGEQVVLAANQDYFGERPYLNRVIFKIIPDTSASLLSLLRGELDLMLLNPDYYTKQANSKEFHDKFNIYTCPSYVSGAVAFNLDDPILKDRNIRRALTIAINRQSIIDNVYYGFGKTVATDVLPTCWAFDSSVPQYPYDPEQAKKILSDAGWKDMDQDGILERNGEKFTLEFSTSKGDKLLADIIRDSWKAIGINVKSQLLDWGKFVEQLTHHKFQATIMCWQQSSALYDPFGLWHSSQIPDEKNGYSGANVISYRNPEIDRLCELSRSTFDREKLKEIYFKMQAIIHEDQPYVFLYTTDFIYAVSKRFHGIKPANAGIFYNFPYWYVPEGLQKYK encoded by the coding sequence ATGAAATACTTTGGCCTGAAACTGCTGCTTATCTGCCTGCTGCTTCCCGTATTTCAGAATCATGCCGAGGATGCTGTCAAACTGCTCAAACCAACCAGCGAAGTTTCACTGTCACCGTCGTATGGAGACACGCTTGTTCAGCAGTGCAGAGTCAATCCCGAGACATTCAATCCTTTGTTTGTGAATTCTGCCGCTGATTCCGAAATCCTGGGTCTGATTTTCGAATCCCTGACCCAGGTCAATGCTGATCTGACATTGTCTCCCTGCCTGGCTGATTCTTGGGAAGTTTCCAGAGACAACAAAAGGATCACCTATTACCTGAAAAAAAACGTGAAATGGCACGACGGAGTGAACTTTACAGCAGAGGATGTCAGATTCACTTTTGAAAAGATCATGGATCCTGTGGTCGGAAGCAATCTGCAATGTTTTTTTGTGGATGCAAGCACAGTCGAAATCATCAACACTTACGAAGTGAGCATACTGATGAAAAAGCCTACCCCTGATCTCCCGGTGATCACCAGCACCGGGATAATACCGAAGCATATTTTTGAGCGGGAAAATCTGGCGACTTCCGAATACAGCAAGCACCCCATCGGAACAGGCCCGTTCAAATTTTTCGAATACAAGCAGGGCGAACAGGTAGTTCTGGCTGCAAATCAGGATTATTTCGGTGAAAGGCCGTATCTGAATCGGGTGATCTTCAAAATCATTCCTGACACCTCAGCATCCCTTCTTTCCCTGTTGAGAGGCGAACTGGATCTGATGCTGCTCAATCCCGACTACTATACAAAACAAGCCAATTCCAAGGAATTCCACGACAAGTTCAACATATACACCTGTCCGTCATATGTTTCAGGCGCAGTCGCTTTCAACCTGGATGATCCGATACTGAAAGACAGGAATATCCGCAGGGCTCTCACAATCGCCATCAACAGGCAGAGCATAATCGACAATGTGTACTATGGCTTCGGAAAGACAGTTGCCACTGACGTTCTTCCGACATGCTGGGCGTTCGACAGCTCGGTTCCCCAATATCCCTATGACCCTGAACAGGCCAAAAAAATCCTCTCAGATGCCGGATGGAAAGACATGGATCAGGACGGAATCCTGGAGCGGAATGGAGAGAAATTCACTCTGGAATTCAGCACCTCCAAAGGCGACAAGCTCCTGGCTGACATCATCAGGGATTCCTGGAAAGCCATAGGGATTAATGTGAAGAGCCAGCTGCTGGACTGGGGGAAATTTGTAGAACAATTGACTCATCATAAATTCCAGGCCACGATCATGTGCTGGCAGCAGAGCAGCGCGCTGTACGATCCCTTCGGATTATGGCATTCTTCGCAGATACCGGATGAAAAGAACGGATATTCGGGTGCCAATGTGATTTCCTACCGCAACCCTGAAATCGACAGATTGTGCGAACTGAGCCGCAGCACATTTGACAGGGAAAAACTGAAGGAAATCTATTTCAAGATGCAGGCCATCATCCATGAAGATCAGCCTTATGTTTTTCTCTATACCACTGATTTCATCTATGCGGTAAGCAAACGCTTCCACGGCATAAAACCCGCTAATGCCGGCATTTTCTACAATTTCCCATACTGGTACGTGCCTGAGGGATTGCAGAAGTATAAATAA
- a CDS encoding MFS transporter translates to MNRLFNKNFYLLWQGQLISQIGNQAFEIALLFWIKHATGSATLMGLIMMASTLPSVLLGPVGGTFADLHSRKRILVISDLICGTILFLMTAALFLWQSNTNLIICCLFTTSVFISTVNSFFKPAISASIPDLVPLDKIAAANSLNESSVQISTFIGQGLGGVLFRLLGPVTLFLADGISFFLAAFSESLITIPQVIPEKKTGFSEIFRHFKLETIEGFRYVWQRKGIRNLFVIAAFLNFFMIPVITLLPFYIEDVLKATTDWYGYLLAGFGFGALIGYTFAGTVRVSGKVRSIIVPILIVVNSAAMGLLALLSSPIQAMLLMFLAGIMNGFINISIITILQLTTASEIRGRVFGLLGTICSGITPIAMGLAGVVADLLNKNIPAIYIFCGSAGAILSLLVGLDRATREFLAYEPEKPRQH, encoded by the coding sequence ATGAACAGGCTTTTCAATAAAAACTTTTACCTGCTCTGGCAGGGTCAGCTGATCTCCCAGATCGGCAATCAGGCTTTTGAGATTGCCCTGCTCTTCTGGATCAAGCACGCTACAGGCAGTGCGACTCTGATGGGACTGATCATGATGGCTTCCACTCTGCCGTCTGTTCTGCTCGGGCCTGTAGGAGGCACATTCGCTGACCTCCATTCCAGGAAAAGGATTCTGGTGATCAGCGACCTGATCTGCGGAACGATCCTGTTTCTGATGACTGCTGCGCTTTTCCTCTGGCAATCGAATACTAATCTGATCATCTGCTGCCTTTTCACGACCTCTGTCTTCATCTCCACTGTCAATTCTTTTTTCAAGCCTGCCATCTCGGCTTCTATTCCGGATCTGGTTCCGCTGGATAAAATTGCGGCAGCCAATTCGCTCAACGAGTCTTCTGTGCAGATTTCCACTTTCATCGGCCAGGGACTTGGCGGAGTTCTCTTCCGCCTGCTGGGTCCTGTGACACTGTTCCTGGCTGACGGGATTTCATTTTTCCTTGCTGCATTCTCAGAATCGCTGATCACAATTCCCCAGGTAATCCCTGAGAAGAAAACCGGATTTTCAGAAATTTTCCGGCATTTCAAACTGGAGACAATCGAGGGCTTCCGTTATGTCTGGCAGAGGAAGGGGATCAGAAATCTCTTCGTGATCGCGGCTTTTTTGAATTTTTTCATGATTCCTGTAATCACGCTGCTGCCCTTTTACATCGAGGATGTGCTCAAAGCTACCACAGACTGGTATGGGTATCTGCTGGCAGGTTTCGGGTTCGGAGCATTGATTGGTTATACTTTCGCCGGGACTGTCAGGGTTTCCGGTAAAGTCAGATCAATAATCGTCCCGATTTTAATCGTAGTAAATTCAGCGGCCATGGGTCTGCTGGCGCTGCTGTCTTCTCCGATTCAAGCTATGCTTTTAATGTTTTTGGCAGGCATCATGAATGGCTTTATCAATATCAGCATCATCACAATCCTGCAGCTTACCACAGCGAGCGAAATCAGAGGCCGTGTCTTTGGCCTGCTTGGAACCATCTGCTCAGGCATCACCCCGATCGCCATGGGTCTTGCCGGAGTGGTAGCCGACCTTCTGAATAAAAATATACCTGCTATCTATATTTTCTGCGGCAGTGCAGGAGCGATTTTATCGCTGCTCGTGGGTCTGGACCGCGCCACCAGGGAATTCCTGGCTTATGAGCCGGAGAAGCCTAGGCAGCATTAA